A stretch of the Tolypothrix sp. PCC 7712 genome encodes the following:
- a CDS encoding Mo-dependent nitrogenase C-terminal domain-containing protein → MNTHTLNLLLPIRKKLDTIEIHNSKLARFLCKVIPASCPFASDIKLFGNLIIHIPPLCKLNPLYEQLIGLRFRAICYLNQLD, encoded by the coding sequence ATGAATACACACACATTAAATTTACTTTTACCGATACGAAAAAAGCTGGATACTATCGAAATTCATAATTCCAAATTAGCGCGATTCTTGTGCAAAGTAATTCCAGCTTCTTGTCCATTTGCAAGTGACATCAAACTGTTTGGGAACTTAATTATTCATATACCACCTCTGTGTAAGCTCAATCCTCTGTATGAGCAGTTAATTGGTTTACGCTTTCGTGCTATTTGCTACCTTAATCAGCTAGACTAG
- a CDS encoding helix-turn-helix domain-containing protein: MTNILVNHENPETKNLLMKCLETAGFEVIVTEKGFVSVQLPQEKFSTTTEAKKSNTQKSIFPSTPRLREVFEFIEFNYHQNISLKEVALAVGYSSAYLTDLVRKLTGKTVNNWIIERRIAEASTLLLETNYSVEEIALKVGYQNINHFYCQFRNYYKNTPRAWRETQRSHTLL, from the coding sequence ATGACTAATATTTTAGTAAATCATGAAAATCCTGAAACCAAAAACCTCTTAATGAAATGCTTAGAAACAGCAGGATTTGAGGTGATTGTCACAGAAAAAGGCTTTGTTAGTGTTCAGTTACCACAGGAGAAATTCTCTACTACCACCGAAGCTAAAAAATCAAATACTCAGAAGTCCATATTTCCATCGACTCCCCGACTGCGTGAGGTCTTTGAATTTATTGAATTTAATTATCATCAAAATATTAGCCTAAAAGAAGTAGCTCTAGCTGTTGGTTATTCCTCAGCTTACTTAACCGATTTAGTGCGAAAACTTACCGGGAAAACAGTAAATAACTGGATTATCGAGCGCCGGATAGCCGAAGCAAGCACCTTGCTTTTAGAAACTAATTACTCCGTTGAAGAAATTGCTTTAAAAGTAGGTTATCAAAATATCAATCATTTTTATTGTCAGTTTCGCAATTACTATAAAAATACTCCGCGTGCTTGGAGAGAGACACAGCGTTCTCATACATTGTTATAA
- a CDS encoding S8 family serine peptidase, producing MISEEDFDFTEQQLEKAELEIRDKWGADIEGKIDRFLEYQIMNEVDDVNSTTRQRVMIYYKPTKCFEQYHEEFEQLEEIYQKRNEEFEVDAFDEFESLVNQDIESLIEDLKQEQALVEHLTLGEAVVANLTPAQIQKFSQQSNIVRLEADKPLRLELDQSSVTVGLVNARTQGIVGTGRGVIIAVLDGEVDINHPDLKGRVVHKRNYTNEPWGNPHPHGTHVAGIIAGNGSQYKGMAPEAIIWSYKLLPSEANNSGEGFKGADAIEDVIKDMKEGVKVANCSWGVPTELDGTNVWAKTAERAAKLGLVLVKSAGNNGSEPGTLTSPADAFGDVIVVGASSHDGTQVMPFSSRGPTADNRPKPDILAPGEDIVSTVPGGRYKKMSGTSMASPHIAGISALLLERNPKLEPWQIKKILMESAKPLDSTTDPNAQGKGLVDVVKALQMATQPVSEEKQITYTSVVKQRKLLEQLNISVKNTSKEVMQGVKASLVSPTSDIKVTAAEQDYGNVRTGADVIRNFEIEVSPNGKPSQYNLSLKLNYTTPSGQKKTDSYQIIHQVPSLAK from the coding sequence ATGATTTCAGAAGAAGATTTCGATTTCACAGAACAGCAACTAGAAAAAGCCGAACTAGAAATTCGTGACAAATGGGGAGCCGATATTGAAGGTAAAATTGACCGCTTTTTAGAGTATCAAATTATGAATGAAGTTGACGATGTGAATTCAACAACACGTCAACGGGTGATGATTTATTACAAACCGACCAAGTGCTTTGAGCAGTACCATGAGGAGTTTGAGCAATTGGAGGAAATTTACCAAAAACGCAATGAAGAATTTGAAGTTGATGCCTTCGACGAGTTTGAAAGCTTAGTAAATCAAGATATTGAATCACTCATAGAAGATTTAAAACAAGAGCAAGCTTTGGTGGAACACCTGACATTAGGTGAAGCTGTCGTTGCTAACTTAACTCCTGCCCAAATTCAAAAATTCTCACAGCAAAGCAATATAGTCCGCTTGGAAGCTGATAAACCCTTGAGATTAGAACTAGACCAAAGTTCTGTAACTGTGGGTTTAGTCAATGCTAGAACTCAAGGAATAGTTGGTACTGGTAGAGGAGTGATTATCGCTGTTCTTGATGGCGAAGTTGATATTAACCATCCTGACTTAAAAGGTCGTGTTGTCCATAAGCGAAATTACACCAATGAACCTTGGGGGAACCCCCACCCTCATGGAACTCACGTAGCAGGTATTATTGCTGGGAATGGATCGCAGTACAAAGGTATGGCACCAGAGGCAATTATTTGGAGCTATAAATTATTACCTTCTGAGGCAAATAATTCGGGGGAAGGATTTAAAGGAGCAGATGCCATTGAAGATGTGATTAAAGACATGAAGGAAGGTGTAAAAGTAGCTAACTGTAGTTGGGGAGTTCCGACAGAGCTAGACGGTACTAATGTTTGGGCAAAAACTGCGGAACGAGCCGCAAAATTAGGCTTAGTCTTGGTTAAGAGTGCAGGTAATAATGGTTCTGAACCGGGAACTCTTACCTCTCCCGCAGATGCTTTTGGTGATGTGATTGTTGTTGGAGCATCTAGCCACGACGGAACCCAAGTGATGCCTTTTAGCAGTCGTGGCCCAACTGCCGATAACCGACCCAAGCCGGATATTTTAGCCCCTGGCGAAGACATTGTATCTACCGTACCTGGTGGTCGCTATAAAAAGATGAGCGGTACCAGTATGGCATCACCTCATATTGCTGGTATAAGCGCCCTGTTATTAGAGCGTAATCCAAAACTGGAACCTTGGCAGATTAAGAAAATTCTCATGGAATCTGCAAAACCACTGGACTCAACAACTGACCCCAACGCCCAGGGCAAAGGTTTAGTAGATGTTGTCAAGGCTTTGCAGATGGCAACGCAACCTGTATCAGAAGAGAAACAGATTACCTACACCTCGGTAGTTAAACAAAGGAAGTTACTAGAACAACTAAACATTTCCGTGAAAAATACTAGCAAGGAAGTTATGCAGGGGGTAAAAGCTAGCTTGGTATCACCTACTAGTGACATTAAAGTCACGGCTGCCGAACAAGACTATGGGAATGTGCGGACTGGGGCAGATGTTATCCGCAACTTTGAGATTGAAGTCTCTCCCAATGGCAAACCGAGTCAATACAATCTCTCTTTGAAGCTGAACTATACTACGCCTAGTGGTCAGAAAAAGACAGATTCGTATCAAATTATCCATCAAGTCCCAAGTCTGGCTAAATAG
- a CDS encoding protease complex subunit PrcB family protein: MKVNFRTIARGANSGYPTASQLVIDNSEEWADVWQQHTSDFIPPPPVPNVDFTDNQVVAVFMGEKRTGGYSVEILTVETKNSEQKDLASLVITVAYRQPKPGEIVQEVITHPYQIITIPQRAVNKVLFKKA, translated from the coding sequence ATGAAAGTTAACTTCCGCACCATTGCACGGGGCGCTAATAGCGGATACCCAACAGCCAGCCAATTGGTAATTGATAATTCTGAAGAATGGGCTGATGTTTGGCAGCAACACACCTCTGATTTTATACCACCTCCACCTGTTCCCAACGTGGATTTTACAGATAACCAGGTAGTCGCCGTCTTTATGGGGGAGAAACGCACTGGCGGTTATTCGGTGGAAATTCTGACTGTCGAGACCAAAAACTCTGAGCAAAAAGACCTGGCATCGTTGGTAATTACAGTTGCCTATCGCCAGCCTAAGCCTGGAGAGATTGTTCAAGAGGTGATTACGCACCCATACCAGATAATTACAATTCCCCAACGTGCTGTGAACAAGGTTCTCTTTAAAAAGGCTTAA
- a CDS encoding ribonuclease domain-containing protein, whose amino-acid sequence MTRQIVENLELFSEAQLEALEFLPEELENIESELYPNLESISLEEVAKDLEAYFEGGVEQAGLEARGRSRGGRGGAPSGGFRDRFRRGGRGGAPGSGIRDRFRRGARIGGGTGSDGTRALPNGSRRPTTAEKDQIRTIRANITGGTLGGGVYSNEGGHGSTRLPRASTGEHYREYRLGQDNHGGAGAHRAVILIGSDGRSVAAVYYTSDHYQSFFKLS is encoded by the coding sequence ATGACTAGACAGATAGTCGAAAATTTGGAATTGTTCTCAGAAGCTCAACTAGAAGCTCTGGAATTCCTACCAGAGGAATTAGAAAATATTGAATCTGAGCTATATCCTAATTTGGAAAGTATATCTTTGGAGGAAGTAGCCAAAGACCTCGAAGCTTATTTCGAGGGGGGCGTTGAACAGGCAGGATTGGAAGCGCGTGGTCGCAGTCGTGGTGGTCGTGGTGGCGCTCCTAGTGGTGGTTTTCGCGATCGTTTTCGTCGTGGTGGTCGTGGTGGCGCTCCTGGTAGTGGTATTCGCGATCGTTTTCGTCGCGGCGCTCGTATTGGTGGTGGCACTGGTAGTGATGGCACTCGTGCTTTACCGAATGGCAGTCGCAGACCTACTACCGCAGAAAAAGATCAAATCAGAACTATCAGAGCCAATATTACAGGAGGCACCCTAGGTGGTGGTGTGTATAGTAATGAAGGAGGTCATGGGAGTACTCGATTACCTCGCGCTTCAACGGGGGAGCACTATCGAGAGTACCGACTTGGTCAAGATAATCATGGTGGGGCTGGCGCGCACCGTGCCGTTATATTGATTGGTTCAGACGGAAGATCCGTCGCAGCTGTGTATTACACCAGCGATCATTACCAATCCTTTTTTAAATTGTCATAA
- a CDS encoding lysozyme, with protein MNLQDIIKLDKSLEFDYLRQDQELAKQVQIRLLEVKEVPNLSVQISAKLPQCGIELIKKFEGCYLNAYPDPDTKREPITIGWGSTKKRDGSPWYLGESISQEEALELLIYQLENNYLPDLEKIPCWHQLNTNQQGALLSFSYNLGSKFFGAPGFNSITRVLESRNWSEIKETFIKYRNPGTNVEEGLLARRQAEAELFLTPVA; from the coding sequence ATGAACCTCCAAGATATTATAAAGCTTGATAAATCTCTTGAGTTTGACTATTTGCGTCAAGACCAAGAGTTAGCAAAGCAAGTTCAAATCCGCCTGCTTGAAGTTAAGGAAGTTCCTAATCTCTCGGTTCAAATTTCCGCAAAACTACCTCAATGCGGAATTGAGTTAATCAAAAAATTTGAAGGCTGCTATCTTAATGCATATCCTGACCCTGACACAAAACGCGAACCGATCACAATTGGGTGGGGGTCAACCAAGAAACGCGATGGCAGCCCGTGGTATCTTGGGGAGAGTATTTCTCAAGAAGAAGCTTTGGAGCTTTTGATTTATCAGTTGGAAAATAATTACTTACCTGATTTAGAAAAAATACCTTGTTGGCATCAACTAAATACTAACCAACAAGGAGCTTTACTTAGCTTTAGCTACAACTTGGGAAGTAAATTCTTTGGTGCCCCTGGCTTTAATTCCATTACCAGAGTTTTAGAAAGTCGCAATTGGTCTGAAATCAAAGAGACTTTCATCAAATACCGTAACCCTGGAACGAATGTTGAGGAAGGACTTTTGGCACGAAGGCAGGCTGAGGCTGAACTATTTTTAACACCTGTAGCGTAA
- a CDS encoding CVNH domain-containing protein: MGDFSKTCSNIRLEGTVLRADCRRIDSSQAAAAIDLNSCVNA, translated from the coding sequence ATGGGTGACTTTTCTAAAACCTGTTCAAACATCCGGCTTGAGGGCACAGTATTAAGGGCAGATTGTAGAAGAATAGATAGTTCTCAAGCCGCAGCCGCAATCGACTTAAATAGTTGTGTCAATGCTTAA
- a CDS encoding tyrosine-type recombinase/integrase: MSGIITLRSITSLSGITQSDSKQILEVLLTQKRSEHTRRAYSHDLRNFFSLIAPGRELTSDLAREFLGLSKTQAISVVVAYRKHLFEQGLAPATINRRISAIKSLVEMGQIFDICNYDLEVIKNEKVRPYRDTKGIEVPEVIKLFEAIDTSTLAGKRDYSIMRLLWSNALRRGEIPSLDVKHFKYARCQIEVSGKGRNGERELVTISQKTAAAISDWLQASNAADKPNEPIFISLDPVRFGNRLTGEAIRLIVIKYCKLAGIEKQMSPHRVRHSAITEALNQNNGNIRATQKLSRHSDPRTVIIYDDNRVDLQGALTRQLDDLI; encoded by the coding sequence ATGTCTGGTATCATCACCCTCCGCTCTATCACCTCTTTAAGTGGAATTACACAGAGCGATAGTAAACAAATTCTCGAAGTTTTACTGACGCAAAAACGGTCGGAACACACCCGCAGGGCTTATTCCCATGACTTGCGAAATTTCTTCAGTCTCATCGCCCCCGGTCGCGAATTAACATCCGACCTGGCCCGCGAATTTTTAGGGCTATCAAAAACCCAGGCAATATCGGTGGTGGTTGCCTACCGCAAGCATCTTTTCGAGCAAGGTTTAGCGCCAGCGACAATTAACCGCAGAATCAGCGCGATTAAGTCTTTGGTGGAGATGGGGCAGATTTTTGATATCTGCAATTACGACCTGGAAGTGATTAAAAATGAGAAAGTTAGACCCTATCGGGATACTAAGGGGATAGAAGTTCCAGAGGTGATTAAGCTATTTGAGGCGATTGATACTTCGACTTTAGCGGGGAAGCGCGATTATTCCATCATGCGGCTGCTTTGGAGTAATGCTCTGCGGCGCGGGGAGATTCCCAGTTTGGATGTGAAGCATTTTAAATATGCTAGATGTCAAATCGAGGTTAGTGGTAAGGGACGCAATGGGGAACGGGAGCTGGTGACAATTTCTCAAAAAACGGCTGCTGCAATTTCTGATTGGTTGCAAGCATCTAATGCTGCTGATAAGCCCAACGAACCCATTTTTATTTCCCTTGATCCAGTAAGGTTTGGGAATCGGTTAACTGGGGAAGCGATACGTTTAATTGTTATCAAATATTGTAAGTTGGCAGGAATTGAAAAGCAGATGAGTCCCCACCGGGTAAGGCATAGCGCTATTACTGAAGCGCTGAACCAAAATAATGGTAATATTCGGGCTACTCAAAAGTTAAGCCGCCATTCCGACCCCAGGACTGTGATTATATATGACGATAACCGTGTTGATTTGCAAGGTGCTTTGACCAGGCAGCTTGATGATTTGATTTAA
- a CDS encoding retroviral-like aspartic protease family protein: MTISGFFGDEEALLFEINLITSDGLELPVEAMFDTGFSYWLAINDQDIDALGWERLREQTMRTARGDVKFDIYVGQVLFDGQEFDIPVHVGKDLTEVLLGRQWLTNRRLVVDIQSGELTLG; the protein is encoded by the coding sequence ATGACGATTTCCGGTTTTTTTGGTGATGAGGAAGCACTACTTTTTGAAATTAATTTAATAACATCAGATGGATTAGAATTACCTGTTGAGGCGATGTTTGATACAGGTTTTTCGTATTGGTTAGCGATTAATGACCAAGATATAGATGCACTTGGTTGGGAGCGTTTACGAGAGCAAACAATGCGAACTGCACGGGGAGATGTAAAATTTGACATCTATGTTGGTCAAGTACTATTTGATGGTCAAGAGTTTGACATCCCTGTACATGTTGGCAAAGATTTAACAGAAGTTTTACTCGGTCGTCAATGGTTAACAAATCGTCGGTTAGTCGTTGATATACAGTCGGGTGAATTGACGTTGGGATAA
- a CDS encoding ATP-binding protein, translating to MKDVKPSELNQRCYSLPLRLNLLMMASVLGAVICVVVGHLGDGIAKKEICFYPKSARIHDAPLEAEGDTERLLLGNKYCRYEQRSQIPEPYLKANQYRTSNPNYNEWAFLQHESLYVFRELSADNPFKIHFGLGAMVLGGIGLFLTSKAKDYLSDIRPHYRATKQFEGVKASYSVRLGEQLLDLSGNELLKYLRGIKIAEARQQFIASITPQQQTALLMAMSADDYYEFGHLLDSGQSFEKFEPQQQPAPQLPHGTPGTVEEQMQQPVIPPDNNTAWVQNLIKQTALIWGNQGGGKSWLARYVAKQKKQAGYRVVVLDPDSNRAEWRGVESYHSWSDIEQQIREYVEELEQRLKTFNNSSLSESQWRQKLWSEGKATALICEEATTYGDFIKDEELLSKFGKLALTKSRKQEMPLTVVAHNNTQTCLFGIKGLHNLVSKMLQVECLAQVDPITLQPKSTGLAKVKLDSSNEWILVELPTMTAKISDFSDTLSAADSHLIPPIDQATLERIYELEINLGDKASDTQSAPNQLSPMAQKLYEYLTRTERMTADVREFKGNFKVNSERFTVEQIKGWMYEIVGAGKADWIGDGVIKLNQI from the coding sequence ATGAAAGACGTAAAACCATCAGAACTTAACCAGCGTTGTTATAGTCTGCCACTGCGTCTAAATCTCCTGATGATGGCATCGGTACTAGGGGCGGTGATTTGTGTTGTAGTAGGTCATTTAGGCGACGGGATAGCCAAGAAAGAAATATGTTTTTACCCAAAATCAGCCAGGATACATGATGCTCCACTAGAGGCAGAGGGAGATACAGAGCGTTTACTTTTGGGTAATAAGTATTGCCGTTATGAACAGAGATCGCAAATTCCCGAACCCTACTTGAAGGCTAATCAGTACCGCACCAGCAACCCCAACTATAACGAGTGGGCATTTCTCCAGCATGAAAGCTTATATGTATTCCGAGAACTAAGTGCTGATAATCCGTTTAAGATTCACTTTGGGCTAGGAGCGATGGTGTTGGGGGGAATTGGTTTGTTTTTGACAAGCAAAGCCAAAGACTATCTCAGCGACATTAGACCCCACTACCGAGCTACTAAACAATTTGAGGGCGTAAAAGCTTCTTACAGCGTAAGACTAGGTGAGCAACTGCTAGACCTGTCTGGTAACGAACTGTTGAAATACTTGCGTGGGATTAAAATCGCTGAGGCTAGACAACAGTTTATAGCTAGTATCACCCCACAGCAGCAGACAGCTTTACTCATGGCGATGTCGGCGGATGATTATTACGAATTTGGACACCTGCTCGACTCTGGGCAAAGCTTTGAAAAGTTTGAGCCTCAACAGCAGCCAGCCCCACAGCTACCACACGGCACACCAGGAACTGTGGAGGAGCAAATGCAGCAACCAGTAATCCCACCCGACAATAACACCGCATGGGTGCAAAACCTCATCAAACAAACTGCCCTGATTTGGGGCAACCAGGGCGGTGGTAAATCTTGGCTTGCTCGTTATGTCGCCAAACAGAAAAAACAAGCAGGCTACCGCGTTGTTGTCCTTGACCCTGACAGTAACCGTGCAGAATGGCGAGGGGTTGAAAGTTACCATTCTTGGTCGGATATTGAGCAACAGATCCGCGAATACGTTGAGGAATTAGAACAACGGTTAAAAACCTTTAATAATTCATCTTTAAGTGAGTCGCAATGGCGGCAGAAACTTTGGAGCGAGGGCAAAGCAACCGCCCTAATTTGTGAAGAAGCCACCACCTATGGCGACTTTATTAAAGATGAGGAATTACTATCAAAATTCGGGAAGCTGGCATTAACTAAAAGCCGTAAACAAGAGATGCCTTTAACTGTGGTAGCTCACAACAATACCCAGACTTGTTTATTTGGGATTAAAGGCTTACATAATCTGGTTTCTAAAATGCTGCAAGTTGAATGTTTGGCACAGGTAGATCCAATTACACTGCAACCAAAATCTACGGGTCTTGCCAAGGTAAAACTCGATAGTTCCAACGAATGGATATTAGTTGAACTGCCGACTATGACAGCCAAAATATCTGATTTTAGTGACACTCTATCAGCAGCAGATTCTCACCTAATTCCCCCCATAGATCAAGCCACTTTAGAGCGGATTTATGAACTAGAAATTAATCTTGGTGACAAGGCAAGTGATACCCAATCCGCGCCTAATCAACTATCACCAATGGCGCAAAAGTTGTATGAATATCTCACCAGAACCGAGAGAATGACAGCCGATGTTAGGGAGTTCAAGGGCAATTTTAAAGTCAACTCGGAGAGATTCACTGTTGAGCAAATTAAGGGTTGGATGTACGAAATTGTGGGGGCAGGAAAGGCTGACTGGATAGGCGACGGTGTTATCAAGCTCAATCAAATTTAG
- a CDS encoding ParM/StbA family protein codes for MTTTYTDANSWLSQASLLANSGLNTLIAGKDPGAGYGKAIYGDFSIMMPAAYSVVRNRNIHLHETISKDGCWVRYLEGSRLDLKDIQFFWGSAALSQADHTLLHEDKAKKAELALESILADLAVLNIPSEMKLEISLSNHNPERWGEEIKRRVQGVHTFQHKHPVNREIVTKTVEIAVTGIYPEGFGSIAHCLFGEPTLALEESEIAIGLDIGSSTWLITVFNGNGAVIDRHLIEGGCGELHSMIAEALDKRNDKVSLLSKDVKHSSSLVNRGILEGTLTYGGNHLTGKNFEAEYSQCLDEWWSTRIEKFANFVTSSNYLDRAKYLVAWGGGVSLPVVDQNLADLGFVVLPNPQFINAFGLKLLTEISTGV; via the coding sequence ATGACAACCACATACACCGATGCCAATTCTTGGCTCAGTCAAGCATCTTTGCTTGCCAATTCTGGACTAAATACCCTCATCGCAGGTAAAGACCCCGGTGCTGGGTATGGGAAGGCAATTTATGGTGATTTTTCTATCATGATGCCAGCCGCATACTCAGTAGTTCGCAACCGCAACATCCACCTTCACGAAACCATATCTAAAGATGGGTGCTGGGTGCGTTATCTCGAAGGTTCACGCCTTGACTTAAAAGACATTCAATTCTTTTGGGGAAGTGCAGCGCTTTCCCAAGCTGACCACACCCTGCTACACGAAGATAAAGCCAAAAAAGCAGAACTGGCATTAGAAAGCATCCTTGCAGACTTAGCAGTTCTCAATATTCCTTCCGAGATGAAACTAGAAATTAGTTTGAGCAACCACAACCCAGAACGCTGGGGAGAGGAGATTAAACGCAGAGTTCAAGGTGTTCACACCTTCCAACACAAGCACCCCGTAAATCGTGAGATTGTCACCAAAACAGTAGAAATCGCAGTCACAGGTATTTACCCAGAAGGTTTTGGAAGTATCGCTCATTGCTTATTTGGTGAACCAACTCTAGCCCTAGAAGAGTCGGAAATTGCCATCGGGCTTGATATTGGTTCATCCACTTGGCTAATTACCGTATTTAACGGCAATGGTGCAGTCATAGACCGTCACCTGATTGAAGGTGGATGTGGTGAGTTGCACTCAATGATTGCAGAAGCATTAGACAAGCGGAATGACAAAGTAAGTCTGCTGTCCAAAGATGTCAAACACTCATCTTCTTTAGTGAACCGAGGGATTTTAGAAGGAACTTTAACTTATGGAGGTAATCACCTTACAGGCAAGAATTTTGAAGCTGAATACAGCCAATGTCTTGATGAATGGTGGTCTACAAGAATTGAAAAATTCGCTAATTTCGTCACTTCTAGCAATTACTTAGACCGTGCTAAATATCTTGTTGCTTGGGGTGGTGGTGTTTCACTGCCAGTGGTGGATCAAAATCTCGCTGACTTAGGCTTTGTGGTCTTACCAAATCCCCAATTCATCAATGCGTTTGGACTGAAGTTATTAACAGAAATCTCGACAGGAGTATAA
- a CDS encoding plasmid partition protein ParG has protein sequence MGRNAKEPVFIRLRVESDKRDRFKIACIRLKTNMDTVLNELLDKWLEENDPSPDK, from the coding sequence ATGGGTAGAAATGCAAAAGAGCCTGTTTTTATCAGGCTCCGTGTTGAGTCTGATAAACGTGATCGTTTTAAAATCGCTTGCATCAGACTCAAAACCAATATGGATACGGTACTCAATGAACTTCTAGATAAATGGCTAGAAGAAAATGATCCCTCACCAGACAAGTAA